The following are encoded together in the Robertmurraya sp. FSL R5-0851 genome:
- the tsaE gene encoding tRNA (adenosine(37)-N6)-threonylcarbamoyltransferase complex ATPase subunit type 1 TsaE, with product MNEYIVRTNSTEETLQFSKELAQKLQPGDVITLEGDLGAGKTTFTKGLAVGLDINKNVSSPTFTIIKEYNGRLPLYHMDVYRLEDSDEDLGFDEYFEGQGVTVVEWAHLIEDQLPEELLQIKISHGEENSRNLTITPKGKRYEMLCKELFA from the coding sequence ATGAACGAATACATAGTAAGAACAAACAGTACGGAAGAGACTTTACAATTTTCAAAGGAACTGGCACAGAAGCTTCAACCAGGAGATGTGATTACATTAGAAGGTGACCTTGGTGCAGGTAAGACGACGTTTACTAAAGGACTCGCAGTGGGACTGGATATTAACAAAAACGTTAGTAGTCCTACTTTTACTATAATAAAAGAATATAACGGAAGACTTCCACTTTACCATATGGATGTGTATCGATTGGAGGATTCTGACGAAGACTTGGGCTTTGATGAATATTTTGAAGGACAGGGAGTAACGGTTGTGGAGTGGGCTCATCTGATTGAAGACCAACTACCGGAAGAACTTCTACAAATCAAGATTTCTCATGGGGAAGAGAATTCTCGTAACTTAACGATAACGCCAAAAGGAAAACGATATGAAATGCTTTGTAAGGAGCTATTTGCCTAA
- a CDS encoding SprT family protein, translated as MGDNELQNLVEEISIQFFNKPFRHTAFFNSRLRTTGGRYMLRSHNIEINRSYLEQLGEQELIGIIKHELCHYHLHLEGKGYQHRDHDFKTLLKKVGAPRFCSTLPNRPEVRTQKTVRIYQCTGCAQQYNRKRRINTSKYVCGKCRGKLIEIHV; from the coding sequence ATGGGTGACAATGAGTTACAAAATTTAGTTGAGGAAATTTCCATTCAATTCTTTAACAAGCCATTTCGACATACTGCTTTTTTTAATTCCCGTCTTCGAACAACAGGTGGACGTTATATGTTAAGGTCTCATAACATTGAGATTAATCGAAGTTATCTAGAACAACTGGGGGAACAAGAATTAATCGGCATCATTAAGCATGAATTATGTCATTATCATTTGCATCTAGAGGGAAAAGGCTATCAGCACCGAGATCATGACTTTAAAACCCTTCTTAAAAAAGTGGGTGCACCCCGTTTTTGTTCTACTCTCCCGAACCGCCCTGAAGTTAGAACCCAAAAGACCGTTCGTATATATCAATGCACCGGATGCGCTCAACAATATAATAGAAAAAGAAGGATCAATACTTCAAAGTATGTTTGTGGAAAGTGCCGGGGGAAACTTATTGAAATTCATGTTTGA
- the tsaB gene encoding tRNA (adenosine(37)-N6)-threonylcarbamoyltransferase complex dimerization subunit type 1 TsaB — protein sequence MKVLAIDTSNYPLGIALIDNQQVIGEYITNIKKNHSIRVMPAIENLCRECEVKPADLEKIVVAEGPGSYTGVRIGVTIAKTLAWTLQIPLVGVSSIEVLAASAARYFPGNVAPLFDARRGQVYTGLYRFQNGALEKVKKDQLVLAKDWAEQLKEMSEPVLFVGNDVPIHKEVLVSIMGDQARFAHYTEHNPRPGELAHLGVNREPVDVHSFVPNYIRLAEAEAKWLEGKKENDAK from the coding sequence ATGAAAGTACTAGCTATAGATACATCCAATTATCCACTGGGGATTGCCTTAATAGATAACCAACAAGTGATTGGGGAGTATATAACGAATATTAAAAAGAATCATTCGATCCGTGTGATGCCAGCGATTGAAAACCTATGCAGGGAATGTGAAGTTAAGCCAGCAGACCTAGAGAAAATTGTCGTCGCTGAAGGTCCTGGTTCTTATACGGGAGTTCGTATAGGAGTAACGATCGCGAAAACATTAGCGTGGACCTTACAAATTCCGCTTGTTGGGGTTTCAAGCATAGAAGTGTTAGCGGCATCAGCTGCACGGTACTTCCCAGGCAATGTGGCTCCATTATTTGACGCTAGAAGAGGACAAGTCTATACCGGTCTATATCGCTTCCAAAATGGCGCACTCGAAAAAGTTAAAAAAGACCAACTGGTATTAGCTAAAGATTGGGCAGAGCAGTTAAAGGAGATGTCAGAGCCTGTTTTATTTGTTGGCAATGATGTCCCTATTCACAAGGAAGTACTAGTGAGTATTATGGGAGATCAAGCAAGATTTGCTCACTACACTGAACATAATCCACGTCCTGGTGAGCTAGCTCATTTAGGGGTCAATCGAGAACCCGTTGATGTGCACAGCTTTGTGCCAAATTATATTCGGTTAGCTGAAGCTGAAGCGAAATGGCTAGAAGGGAAGAAAGAAAATGATGCAAAATGA
- the cmpA gene encoding cortex morphogenetic protein CmpA, whose protein sequence is MPTWFQNQMQKAFLEKNAYQIKLLNQCWFFYRKKHRSS, encoded by the coding sequence ATGCCTACTTGGTTTCAAAATCAGATGCAGAAAGCATTTTTAGAGAAAAATGCCTATCAAATAAAACTACTTAACCAATGTTGGTTTTTTTACAGAAAAAAACACCGTTCCTCTTGA